In a single window of the Bactrocera dorsalis isolate Fly_Bdor chromosome 2, ASM2337382v1, whole genome shotgun sequence genome:
- the LOC105224511 gene encoding uncharacterized protein LOC105224511 isoform X1, giving the protein MNAKDADSSEESPWQTKESQKQLTRLEYAVICFMVVLALTSIIWSVTIHIISGDFYHGILGAKLAFRERDFRQMDEHSKEIFYHDLDKLINETYTENDVDDQIEDDETTLTPLESNATTKQPKVRKTYHIFQLVRPDKDENKSEEDMVSEEVSSTALPTVKFNMTHDRQFLATMMLDVHKTRWRQSAAVQFIYSFPFLSEIFAIIWTAMCLIFQSGVQKYWGLPKPWRIVIPSILVFSLMTLGTLIYTILASTYLKNLCNGLRENLTKPDAITCGQAISVLRPFIRQHEFKHDVYLNLFRFAYMFALVLWLLALLLMLLRYFFAIDFQLLDVQSLYDNKLARRLSRPEPEFTEVLLDTAQSPTLLLPRHDRQKSEDDFQSAKSNLSEVAMPLIDTGKPRSVLVQYAPTQQRVV; this is encoded by the exons ATGCCGTTATATGTTTTATGGTTGTTCTCGCATTAACCTCCATTATTTGGAGCGTTACCATACATATAATTTCCGGTGACTTTTATCATGGCATTCTCGGCGCCAAATTGGCATTCCGTGAGCGAGATTTTCGACAAATGGATGAGCATTCCAAAGAGATTTTCTACCATGACTTGGACAAATTGATAAATGAAACATACACCGAAAATGATGTGGACGATCAGATAGAGGATGACGAAACCACGCTGACGCCTTTGGAATCTAATG CCACCACCAAGCAGCCCAAGGTGCGCAAAACCTATCACATTTTCCAATTGGTACGACCCGACAAAGACGAAAATAAATCCGAAGAGGACATGGTGTCGGAGGAGGTCAGCAGTACGGCGCTGCCAACTGTGAAATTCAATATGACGCATGATCGCCAGTTTTTGGCTACAA TGATGCTGGACGTACACAAAACACGCTGGCGCCAAAGCGCCGCCGTTCAATTCATTTATAGTTTTCCATTTTTGTCGGAAATCTTTGCGATAATATGGACTGCAATGTGTTTAATATTTCAATCGGGCGTGCAAAAATATTG GGGACTTCCGAAACCGTGGCGTATTGTCATACCCTCCATACTGGTATTCTCCCTCATGACACTGGGTACGCTGATCTACACAATTTTGGCTAGCACCTATTTAAAGAATCTCTGCAATGGACTGCGTGAAAATTTGACAAAGCCCGATGCCATCAC CTGCGGTCAAGCCATCTCCGTGCTGCGTCCCTTCATTCGACAACACGAATTCAAACACGATGTCTACTTGAATCTCTTCCGCTTCGCCTACATGTTTGCTTTGGTCTTGTGGCTGTTGGCGCTGCTGCTGATGTTGCTGCGTTACTTCTTCGCCATCGATTTCCAACTGTTAGATGTACAATCCTTGTATGATAACAAATTGGCGCGCCGCTTAAGCCGTCCGGAACCGGAGTTTACAGAGGTGCTCTTGGACACGGCGCAGTCTCCCACTCTGCTACTGCCACGCCACGATCGCCAAAAGTCGGAGGATGATTTTCAAAGTGCCAAGTCGAATTTGAGTGAAGTGGCAATGCCGTTAATCGACACCGGCAAGCCACGTTCAGTGCTGGTGCAGTATGCGCCAACGCAGCAACGCGTGGTTTAG
- the LOC105224514 gene encoding aldehyde dehydrogenase X, mitochondrial isoform X3, protein MANPNEVPKYTQLFINNEFVDAVSGKKFPTINPATGKVIAEIAEGDKADVDLAVAAAKKAFHRNSAWRKLSPLERTALIEKLCSLMERDKYILASLETQDNGKPFTSALGDVMFAIMSLKYYAGWTDKFFGETIPGGDFVVQTRKEPIGVAGQIIPWNYPLVMLAWKWAPALAVGCTIVLKPAEQTPLTALHMAALSKEAGFPAGVINVIPGYGPTAGAAISEHHDVQKVAFTGSADIGRIIMQAAAKTNLKRVTLELGGKSPFVVFDDVDVDKAVQLTHDAIFPNQGQTCCAGTRTFVHEKIYEEFVKKSVALAKARKIGNPFETTTTHGPQIDEEMMNKILGYIEIGQKEGAKLQCGGKRAGNVGYFIEPTVFSDVTDKMRIAQEEIFGPVMSILKFSDIEEIIDRANDVEYGLAAGVITNDINKATKFANNVNAGSVWINCYNAVMPQAPFGGFKQSGIGREMGRDGLNNYLETKTITTKIV, encoded by the exons ctttttATCAACAATGAGTTCGTCGACGCCGTCTCTGGAAAAAAGTTTCCAACTATTAATCCAGCAACTGGCAAGGTGATTGCCGAAATTGCGGAGGGTGATAAG GCTGACGTTGACTTGGCTGTAGCTGCCGCAAAGAAAGCATTCCATAGGAACTCGGCATGGCGCAAACTAAGTCCACTCGAACGTACAGCGCTCATCGAAAA GCTCTGCAGTCTCATGGAACGTGACAAATACATCTTGGCTAGCCTGGAGACCCAGGACAATGGCAAGCCATTCACATCGGCCCTAGGTGATGTCATGTTCGCCATTATGTCATTGAAATACTATGCTGGCTGGACCGATAAGTTTTTCGGTGAGACCATACCCGGTGGTGATTTTGTTGTACAGACACGTAAAGAACCCATTGGTGTGGCTGGTCAAATCATTCCATGGAACTATCCCTTGGTTATGTTGGCATGGAAGTGGGCACCCGCTCTCGCTGTCGGTTGCACGATTGTTTTGAAGCCCGCTGAACAAACACCACTTACCGCTCTTCATATGGCCGCTTTGTCTAAGGAAGCAGGTTTTCCCGCTGGTGTCATCAATGTCATACCCGGCTACGGCCCCACCGCGGGTGCTGCGATATCAGAACATCACGATGTACAAAAGGTCGCATTCACTGGTTCCGCAGACATTGGACGCATCATTATGCAGGCGGCAGCCAAGACGAATTTGAAGCGTGTTACGCTGGAATTGGGTGGCAAGAGTCCATTTGTGGTATTCGACGATGTTGATG ttgaCAAAGCTGTGCAGTTAACACATGACGCAATTTTCCCCAATCAAGGTCAAACTTGTTGCGCCGGCACCCGCACCTTTGTGCATGAGAAGATCTACGaagaatttgttaaaaaatctgTGGCTTTGGCGAAGGCTCGTAAAATTGGTAATCCTTTCGAGACAACAACTACTCACGGTCCACAAATCGATGAGGAaatgatgaacaaaattttgggTTATATTGAAATTGGCCAAAAAGAAGGTGCTAAGCTGCAATGTGGTGGCAAGCGCGCCGGCAATGTCGGTTACTTTATCGAACCAACGGTGTTCTCCGATGTTACAGACAAAATGAGAATCGCACAGGAAGAG atctttggaccgGTTATGTCTATCTTGAAATTCAGCGACATTGAAGAGATCATTGATCGCGCCAACGACGTTGAATACGGTCTCGCAGCTGGTGTTATCACCAATGACATCAACAAGGCGACGAAATTCGCCAACAACGTAAATGCCGGTTCCGTTTGGATCAACTGCTACAATGCTGTGATGCCACAAGCACCGTTCGGCGGCTTCAAGCAATCTGGTATCGGTCGTGAGATGGGTCGCGATGGTTTGAACAATTATCTGGAGACCAAAACTATCACCACCAAAATAGTCTAA
- the LOC105224511 gene encoding uncharacterized protein LOC105224511 isoform X2: MELIRKYKQGNLTTADVRTLNNAVICFMVVLALTSIIWSVTIHIISGDFYHGILGAKLAFRERDFRQMDEHSKEIFYHDLDKLINETYTENDVDDQIEDDETTLTPLESNATTKQPKVRKTYHIFQLVRPDKDENKSEEDMVSEEVSSTALPTVKFNMTHDRQFLATMMLDVHKTRWRQSAAVQFIYSFPFLSEIFAIIWTAMCLIFQSGVQKYWGLPKPWRIVIPSILVFSLMTLGTLIYTILASTYLKNLCNGLRENLTKPDAITCGQAISVLRPFIRQHEFKHDVYLNLFRFAYMFALVLWLLALLLMLLRYFFAIDFQLLDVQSLYDNKLARRLSRPEPEFTEVLLDTAQSPTLLLPRHDRQKSEDDFQSAKSNLSEVAMPLIDTGKPRSVLVQYAPTQQRVV, encoded by the exons ATGCCGTTATATGTTTTATGGTTGTTCTCGCATTAACCTCCATTATTTGGAGCGTTACCATACATATAATTTCCGGTGACTTTTATCATGGCATTCTCGGCGCCAAATTGGCATTCCGTGAGCGAGATTTTCGACAAATGGATGAGCATTCCAAAGAGATTTTCTACCATGACTTGGACAAATTGATAAATGAAACATACACCGAAAATGATGTGGACGATCAGATAGAGGATGACGAAACCACGCTGACGCCTTTGGAATCTAATG CCACCACCAAGCAGCCCAAGGTGCGCAAAACCTATCACATTTTCCAATTGGTACGACCCGACAAAGACGAAAATAAATCCGAAGAGGACATGGTGTCGGAGGAGGTCAGCAGTACGGCGCTGCCAACTGTGAAATTCAATATGACGCATGATCGCCAGTTTTTGGCTACAA TGATGCTGGACGTACACAAAACACGCTGGCGCCAAAGCGCCGCCGTTCAATTCATTTATAGTTTTCCATTTTTGTCGGAAATCTTTGCGATAATATGGACTGCAATGTGTTTAATATTTCAATCGGGCGTGCAAAAATATTG GGGACTTCCGAAACCGTGGCGTATTGTCATACCCTCCATACTGGTATTCTCCCTCATGACACTGGGTACGCTGATCTACACAATTTTGGCTAGCACCTATTTAAAGAATCTCTGCAATGGACTGCGTGAAAATTTGACAAAGCCCGATGCCATCAC CTGCGGTCAAGCCATCTCCGTGCTGCGTCCCTTCATTCGACAACACGAATTCAAACACGATGTCTACTTGAATCTCTTCCGCTTCGCCTACATGTTTGCTTTGGTCTTGTGGCTGTTGGCGCTGCTGCTGATGTTGCTGCGTTACTTCTTCGCCATCGATTTCCAACTGTTAGATGTACAATCCTTGTATGATAACAAATTGGCGCGCCGCTTAAGCCGTCCGGAACCGGAGTTTACAGAGGTGCTCTTGGACACGGCGCAGTCTCCCACTCTGCTACTGCCACGCCACGATCGCCAAAAGTCGGAGGATGATTTTCAAAGTGCCAAGTCGAATTTGAGTGAAGTGGCAATGCCGTTAATCGACACCGGCAAGCCACGTTCAGTGCTGGTGCAGTATGCGCCAACGCAGCAACGCGTGGTTTAG
- the LOC105224511 gene encoding uncharacterized protein LOC105224511 isoform X3, with product MDAVICFMVVLALTSIIWSVTIHIISGDFYHGILGAKLAFRERDFRQMDEHSKEIFYHDLDKLINETYTENDVDDQIEDDETTLTPLESNATTKQPKVRKTYHIFQLVRPDKDENKSEEDMVSEEVSSTALPTVKFNMTHDRQFLATMMLDVHKTRWRQSAAVQFIYSFPFLSEIFAIIWTAMCLIFQSGVQKYWGLPKPWRIVIPSILVFSLMTLGTLIYTILASTYLKNLCNGLRENLTKPDAITCGQAISVLRPFIRQHEFKHDVYLNLFRFAYMFALVLWLLALLLMLLRYFFAIDFQLLDVQSLYDNKLARRLSRPEPEFTEVLLDTAQSPTLLLPRHDRQKSEDDFQSAKSNLSEVAMPLIDTGKPRSVLVQYAPTQQRVV from the exons ATGCCGTTATATGTTTTATGGTTGTTCTCGCATTAACCTCCATTATTTGGAGCGTTACCATACATATAATTTCCGGTGACTTTTATCATGGCATTCTCGGCGCCAAATTGGCATTCCGTGAGCGAGATTTTCGACAAATGGATGAGCATTCCAAAGAGATTTTCTACCATGACTTGGACAAATTGATAAATGAAACATACACCGAAAATGATGTGGACGATCAGATAGAGGATGACGAAACCACGCTGACGCCTTTGGAATCTAATG CCACCACCAAGCAGCCCAAGGTGCGCAAAACCTATCACATTTTCCAATTGGTACGACCCGACAAAGACGAAAATAAATCCGAAGAGGACATGGTGTCGGAGGAGGTCAGCAGTACGGCGCTGCCAACTGTGAAATTCAATATGACGCATGATCGCCAGTTTTTGGCTACAA TGATGCTGGACGTACACAAAACACGCTGGCGCCAAAGCGCCGCCGTTCAATTCATTTATAGTTTTCCATTTTTGTCGGAAATCTTTGCGATAATATGGACTGCAATGTGTTTAATATTTCAATCGGGCGTGCAAAAATATTG GGGACTTCCGAAACCGTGGCGTATTGTCATACCCTCCATACTGGTATTCTCCCTCATGACACTGGGTACGCTGATCTACACAATTTTGGCTAGCACCTATTTAAAGAATCTCTGCAATGGACTGCGTGAAAATTTGACAAAGCCCGATGCCATCAC CTGCGGTCAAGCCATCTCCGTGCTGCGTCCCTTCATTCGACAACACGAATTCAAACACGATGTCTACTTGAATCTCTTCCGCTTCGCCTACATGTTTGCTTTGGTCTTGTGGCTGTTGGCGCTGCTGCTGATGTTGCTGCGTTACTTCTTCGCCATCGATTTCCAACTGTTAGATGTACAATCCTTGTATGATAACAAATTGGCGCGCCGCTTAAGCCGTCCGGAACCGGAGTTTACAGAGGTGCTCTTGGACACGGCGCAGTCTCCCACTCTGCTACTGCCACGCCACGATCGCCAAAAGTCGGAGGATGATTTTCAAAGTGCCAAGTCGAATTTGAGTGAAGTGGCAATGCCGTTAATCGACACCGGCAAGCCACGTTCAGTGCTGGTGCAGTATGCGCCAACGCAGCAACGCGTGGTTTAG